Proteins from a genomic interval of Scatophagus argus isolate fScaArg1 chromosome 6, fScaArg1.pri, whole genome shotgun sequence:
- the swt1 gene encoding transcriptional protein SWT1, which produces MGKKSKKRKRKKSSSSSSEEDKKASKKHDTTKNYRSANRKHDVNSQESCAAKRESCAFPTIEDASQSARQIKRPVYRLEKTQATDRKPANKEEERTRAKTSVLFHEGNCSSKAKNYISGKYHPVSGSTTVERGSSTYLSTNTTVAAPQRTVKTLKGSLNEKSSQRSSSKLMSPSLVSAEQREQPHNVLKRKYKAEEPPRTRKDSNTIKTKEPSKSSSISKDYLWQKRGELVKDGCQLHQKNKFEATRSLCTEAKAPCASATKESSTAKQTTSASSSKAVKTVTSVPGNVNSVSHKTAKSSSAQQQMCSIASPLPLTFKIPKTVPSKPVDGTNENNVANRKLGTQLSNSGASLSSSKQEVGQQTHSCFDGTPAFSSEGQTKMSSLSGHPPPMLDAIAEPWDDEMKVVEKLHLARSERTLEVNVMQSYGELTCMDIDPPEEGAAGSHCKQPPHQDLILVLDTNILLSHLDYVKRVRSHGLGAMGSPVVLIPWVVLQEMDSLKRGKGLSGSVAHLAIPAISYIYNSLKNREPDLWGQSMQQAAESSNALNAENNDDRVLQCCLQYQSLYPECALILCTNDKNLCSKALLSGVKAFSKNDLEAEVGRSRHGFCPLQNIKPHMGPQVTSSMLSTNYTSVQPHSQPRTGPSVGLTEEDNKPLTAREVEERTKCDPSRHVSELEDCLREVLSDVLEVEMKAAYENLWLEIVYLKPPWTLHDVLQCLKKHWIAVFGQIVPRRKQQTVLNLIDFFNSGKTVDLSATFTALQEAKELVKAFEKSSRRVPGALSVMDTIFNKLQPQGEFPACDVVMNDDDDGDKQSTSTQVSHQEVWTLFENIWSKVCQISLEVFKALGFDPHTMRRTQPAGGPPPPHDALVYLHKLSSMVSQLLQSFSSVLSSAPGLVEVHTLLSVIHSLEIVQVDSRLTAKDLLDCFSQQDYREKLRLGGNQLMELKGALDRCQHITFTA; this is translated from the exons ATGGGTAAGAagtcaaaaaagagaaagcgcAAGAAGTCGTCATCATCCTCAAGTGAAGAGGATAAGAAG GCATCCAAGAAACACGATACTACCAAAAATTACAGAAGTGCCAACAGGAAGCACGATGTAAACAGTCAAGAAAG CTGTGCAGCAAAACGGGAAAGTTGTGCTTTTCCTACCATTGAAGATGCCTCCCAGAGTGCTCGTCAGATCAAAAGGCCTGTTTACAGACTGGAAAAGACACAAGCAACAGACCGGAAACCTGCTAATAAGGAAGAGGAACGCACAAGAGCAAAAACCTCTGTGCTATTCCACGAGGGAAATTGCTCTAGTAAAGcaaaaaattatatttcaggGAAATATCATCCTGTCAGTGGGAGTACGACCGTGGAAAGGGGATCCTCAACGTACTTGAGCACCAATACTACAGTTGCAGCTCCTCAGAGAACAGTGAAGACGTTAAAAGGCAGCTTAAATGAAAAGTCTTCCCAAAGGAGTTCATCCAAATTAATGAGCCCCAGTCTGGTTTCTGCTGAACAGAGAGAACAACCGCACAATGTACTGAAGAGGAAGTACAAAGCTGAAGAGCCCCCAAGGACTCGAAAAGACAGCAACACAATCAAGACTAAGGAACCAAGCAAGTCCTCCTCCATCTCAAAGGATTATTTGTGGCAGAAGAGAGGGGAACTGGTCAAGGACGGGTGCCAGCTGCATCAGAAAAATAAGTTTGAGGCCACCAGGAGCCTGTGCACAGAAGCAAAAGCTCCCTGCGCATCTGCCACGAAGGAATCTTCCACTGCCAAGCAAACTACCTCAGCTAGTAGCTCAAAAGCAGTCAAGACTGTCACTTCAGTCCCAGGGAATGTCAATTCAGTGTCACATAAGACAGCCAAGTCATCATCTGCTCAGCAGCAAATGTGTTCAATTGCATCACCTCTGCCTCTTACTTTTAAGATACCAAAAACTGTTCCGTCAAAGCCAGTGGATGGAACCAATGAGAATAATGTTGCAAATAGAAAACTTGGGACTCAACTTTCAAACTCTGGAGcgtcactgagcagctccaaaCAGGAAGTTGGCCAACAAACTCATAGCTGTTTCGATGGTACTCCTGCTTTTTCATCTGAAGGACAAACTAAGATGTCGTCTTTGTCAGGCCACCCCCCACCTATGTTAGATGCTATCGCTGAGCCGTGGGACGACGAG ATGAAAGTGGTTGAAAAGCTACATCTTGCCCGCTCTGAGAGGACACTGGAGGTGAATGTAATGCAGAGCTATGGGGAGCTCACCTGTATGGACATAGACCCTCCAGAAGAGGGAGCTGCAGGCTCACACT GTAAACAACCCCCTCACCAAGACCTAATCCTGGTTTTGGACACCAACATTCTCCTAAGTCATCTGGATTACGTGAAAAGGGTCAGATCTCATGGCCTTGGAg CCATGGGCTCCCCTGTAGTCCTCATCCCCTGGGTGGTGCTTCAGGAGATGGACTCCCTAAAAAGGGGAAAAGGTCTGTCAGGTTCTGTAGCCCACCTTGCCATTCCTGCCATCTCGTACATTTACAACTCTTTGAAGAACCGGGAACCTGACCTCTGGGGGCAGTCCATGCAGCAGGCCgctgagagcagca ATGCTCTGAATGCTGAGAATAATGATGACAgagtgctgcagtgctgtctgCAATACCAGAGTCTGTATCCAGAGTGTGCTCTCATCCTGTGCAC TAATGATAAGAACCTCTGCAGTAAGGCTCTGCTGAGTGGGGTGAAGGCCTTCAGCAAGAATGATTTAGAGGCAGAGGTTGGGAGATCCAGACATGGCTTTTGTCCTCTGCAAAACATTAAGCCTCATATGGGCCCTCAGGTCACATCATCAATGCTGAGCACGAACTATACATCAGTCCAGCCGCATAGTCAGCCGAGAACAGGCCCTTCTGTAGGACTCACAGAGGAAG ATAACAAGCCGCTGACAGCAAGAGAAGTTGAAGAAAGGACAAAATGTGACCCGAGCAGGCACGTTTCTGAACTAGAAGACTGCCTGCGAGAGGTGTTGTCTGATGTGTTAGAGGTGGAGATGAAGGCAGCTTATGAAAACCTCTGGCTAGAG ATAGTTTATCTAAAACCACCCTGGACTCTTCATGATGTCCTGCAGTGTTTGAAAAAGCACTGGATTGCTGTCTTTGGGCAGATTGTTCCACGGAGGAAACAGCAAACTGTTCTAAATCTCATTGACTTTTTCAACTCAG GTAAAACTGTGGACCTTAGCGCTACCTTCACAGCCCTACAAGAAGCGAAGGAGCTGGTGAAAGCGTTTGAGAAAAGTTCAAGGCGTGTTCCTGGTGCCTTGTCTGTAATGGACACCATTTTCAATAAGCTACAGCCACAG GGTGAATTTCCTGCCTGTGATGTTGTCATGAATGATGACGACGATGGAGACAAACAGTCCACATCTACTCAGGTCTCTCACCAGGAAGTGTGGACCCTGTTTGAGAACATCTGGTCTAAAGTGTGTCAGATAAG CTTGGAAGTGTTCAAAGCTCTGGGCTTTGACCCTCACACTATGCGGCGCACTCAGCCAGCGGGAGGTCCGCCGCCACCACATGACGCATTGGTCTATTTGCACAAACTGTCCTCCATGGTGTCACAGCTGCTCCAGTCCTTCAGCAG TGTCTTGTCCTCAGCGCCTGGTTTAGTGGAAGTCCACACACTGCTCAGCGTCATCCACTCTCTTGAG ATTGTTCAGGTGGACTCCAGACTGACAGCCAAAGACCTTCTCGATTGTTTCTCACAACAAGACTACAG GGAGAAGCTGAGACTTGGAGGGAACCAGCTAATGGAGCTCAAAGGGGCCCTGGATCGTTGTCAACACATTACCTTCACTGCGTAG